One Raphanus sativus cultivar WK10039 unplaced genomic scaffold, ASM80110v3 Scaffold1178, whole genome shotgun sequence genomic region harbors:
- the LOC130503847 gene encoding S-type anion channel SLAH2-like: MGLEEGPMFFFAVGLAYYLVLFVTLYQRLPTNETLPKELHPVFFLFVAAPAIASMAWTQLYGSFDIGSRLYFFISLFLYFSLVVRINFFRGFK; encoded by the exons ATGGGGTTGGAGGAAGGACCAATGTTCTTCTTCGCCGTAGGGTTGGCTTATTATTTGGTCTTGTTTGTGACTCTCTATCAGAGACTTCCCACAAACGAAACGTTACCTAAAGAGCTACACCCTGTCTTTTTCCTCTTTGTGGCTGCACCGGCTATCGCTTCCATGGCTTGGACCCAGCTTTACGGCTCTTTTGATATTGGTTCACGCCTTTACTTCTTCATCTCCTTGTTCTTGTACTTCTCTCTG GTTGTTCGGATAAACTTCTTCCGTGGATTCAAGTAA